The region CCGGAAGGGGACTGGGTATCCATGGCCGTCCCCTCCCAAGGGGAGTACGGCATCCCCGAGGGCATCGTCTACTCCTTCCCCGTGACCGCCAAGGGCGGGGAGTACCGCATCGTGGAGGGGCTTAGCATCAACGAGTTCGCCCGCAAGCGCATGGAGATCACGGCCCAAGAGCTCCTGGACGAGATGGAGCAGGTGAAGGCTTTGGGCCTTATCTAATCCCTAAGCCAGACCTCGGGGGCCCACGGGTAGACCACCCAGGCCCCCGTTTCCTTGGCGTAGAAATCGGGTCGGTCCGGCACCTGGTTGCGGCCCGGTTTGAAGTGGAGGGTGGCCACCACGGGCACGCCCCCCGCCTTCCGGATGCGCCCCTTCACGGCGTAAGCGGTGCGGCCCGAGTCCCAGACATCGTCCACCACCAAGACCCGCTTGCCGAAGAGGAGGGGGTCAGGGGGGAACTGGAGGAAGACGGGCTCGGGAAGCGTTTCTTCCCCCTCGTAAAACATCACCGCCGCGGTGAGGATATTCCGGATGGAAAGGGCCTGGGCCAGAAGGGCGGCGGGGATGAGGCCTCCCCGGGCGATGCCCAGGAGGAGGTCAACGGGTTCATCCCGGAGCTTCTCGGCAAGGAGGCGGACCCAGGCGAGAAGCTCGTCCCACGAAAGCGCCTCCCGTTCCATCAGGGCTTGTCCAGCTCAAAGGCCTGGTGCACGGCGCGCAGGGCGGCCTCGGCGTACTCGGCGGGGATGATGACGGAGATGCGCACCTCGCTGGTGGCGATCATCTCAATGTTGGCCCCCGTGGAGGCCACCGCCTGGAACATCTTGGCGGGGATCTCCGGGGCCGAGGCGAGTCCCACCCCCACGATGGACACCTTGGCGATGTCCGGCCTGAGGATGGCCTCGCCGCCGATCTCGGCCAAGACGGGCTCTAGGGCCTCGAGGGCCTCCTGGGCGAAGTCCTTCTTCACGGTGAAGGCCATCTGCTGCCGGGAAGGGTCGTGGCCAGGCACCCCCTGGATGATCATGTCCACGGCGATGCCCCGTTCCGCCAAGGCCTGGAAGACCTTGGCGGCGATGCCCGGCTGGTCGGGAATGCCGATAAGCCCAATCTGGGCGTGGTCCAGGTCCAACGCCGCCCCCGTCACCGCCTTGCCCATCTCCATACTGACCTCCTTCACCAGGGTACCGGGATTGTAGGAAAAACTAGAGCGCACGTGGAGCACCACCCCGTAGCGCTTGGCGTAGTAGACCGCCCGGGGGTGAAGCACCCTCGCCCCCAAGGCTGCCATCTCCAGCATCTGGTCGTAGCCGATGACCTCCAGCTTCCGGGCCTCGGGGATCAGGTGGGGGTCCGTGGTGTAAACCCCTTCCGTGTCCGTGTAAATCTCGCACTCCTTGGCCCCCAAAGCGGCGGCGATGGCCACGGCGGTGGTGTCCGAGCCCCCCCGGCCCAGGGTGGTGATCTCCCCTTCCGGGGTGGTGCCCATAAAGCCAGCGATCACCGCCACGTAGCCCGCCTCCATAGCCTCCTGGATGCGCCTTGGGTCTACCTCGAGGATGCGGGCATCCCCGTAGCGCCCGTCGGTGGTGATGCCGATCTGGTGCTGCACAAACCCCTTGGCGGGGATGCCCATGGCCCAAAGCTGCATGGACAGGAGGGCCACGGAAACCTGCTCCCCCGTGGTGGTGAGGAGGTCCAGCTCGCGGAAAGGAGGTCTCGGGTTCACCCGCTTGGCCAGGGCGATGAGCTCGTCCGTGGTGTGCCCCATGGCCGACACCACCACCGCAAGTTTATGCCCCTTCTCCCGATAATGAGCGATGCGCTGGGCCACCTTGTGGATGCGCTCCAGGTCGCCCACGGAAGTGCCGCCGTACTTTTGAACCACCAGGGCCACGCTCGCCTCCTTCCCGCCCCTGGGGCGGTTTGAAAAGGAATGCTATCACATTTGCCCTTCCTTCCCAAGCCCCGTATCCTGAAAAGACGTGAGCCTGACCCTCGAGGCCTACCACCGCCTCACCCCCCTGCCCCGGGAAGGCGGCTTCCTCTACGTGAAGCCCGGGGCCCGCGGCTACCGGGACCCCGTCTACGAGGCCTTGCAGAAGGCCGTGGCCCCCTTCGGGGAGCGCGCCTTGGACCTGAACCCGGGGGTGGGCTGGGCGAGCCTCCCCCTGGAAGGGCGGATGGCGGTGGAAAGGCTAGAAACCTCCCGGGCCGCCTTCCGCTGCCTGGAACGAAGCGGCCTAAGGGCCCGCCTCGCCCCCCCATGGGAGGCGGAGGAGGGCGCTTACGATCTGGTGGTCCTCACTCTTCCCGCGGGCCGGGGCACCGCCTACGTGGAGGCCACCCTGGTGGCCGCCGCCCGGGCCCTGCGCCTTGGGGGGAGGGCGTACCTGGCGGGGGATAAGAACAAGGGCTTTGAGCGCTACTTCAAAGAGGCCAAGGCCCTTTTCGGGTACGGCGAGGTGATCCGGCGGGAAGGCCCGGTGCGGGTGGCCCTTCTGGAGAAGGAAAAGGAGGCCCCGCCCCTCCCCGCCCTCTGGCGGAGCTTCCAGGCCAGGCTTTTCGGGGAAACCTTCACCTTCCACCACCTCCCCGGGGTCTTTTCCGCCGGCAAGGTGGACCCCGCCTCCATCCTGCTCCTCCAAGCCCTCCGGCAGGCCCTGGGCCCAGAGGGGGTGCGGGGGAAACGGGTCCTGGACCTGGGGGCGGGCTACGGGGCCCTCACCCTGCCCCTTGCCCGGTGGGGCGGGGAAGTGACGGCGGTGGAGGACGACCTGGTTTCCGTGCTTTCTTTGGAGCGAAGCCTTGCAGAAAACCGCCTTCGGGCGCGCGTGCTCCACTCGGACGTGGACGAGGCCTTGACGGAAGGCGAACGGTTTGACATCATAGTTACGAACCCCCCCTTTCACGTGGGGGGTGCGGTCATCCTGGATGTGGCCCAGGCCTTCGTGGAAGCGGCGGCGGCCCGGTTAATGCCGGGCGGTGGGTTTTTTCTGGTGGCGAACCCCTTTCTCAAGTACGAGCCCTTGCTAGAGGAACGCTTCGGTGCCTTCAAAACCCTCTTGGTGAGGGAGTACAAGGTGCTTTACGCCCAAAAGGAGGGAGGACGGCGTTGAAAAAGGCCAAGAGCAAGAAGACCAAAGAGGAGATGGAGGCCAAGGACACCCTCACCACCCTAGAGGCCCTTCCCGAGCCGGAGGCCCCGGGGGAGGACCTGGCGGACCTCCCCGATCCCGACCCCGAGCTCCTGGAAGCGGAGGCGGACCTGGCCCTTCTGGACGAGGGGCTGGACCTGGAAGACGACCTTCTCCTCACCGAAACGGAGGGCGAGGAGCCCTTTGAGGAGGGAGAGGAAGAGCTTTCCGTCCCCAAGGTTTCCACCTCCGACCCCGTGCGCCAGTACCTGCACGAGATCGGGCAGGTGCCCCTCCTCACCCTCGAGGAGGAGATTGAGCTCGCCAGGAAGGTGGAGGAGGGCATGGAGGCCATCAAGAAGCTCTCCGAGGCCACGGGGCTGGACCAGGACCTCATCCGGGAGGTGGTGCGGGCCAAGATCCTGGGCACCGCCCGCATCCAGGAGATCCCGGGCCTAAAGGGGAGGCTGGACCCCAAGACCATTGAGGAGGTGGACCAGAAGCTAAAAAGCCTCCCCAAGGAGCTCAAGCGCTACCTGCACATCGCCCGGGAGGGAGAAGCGGCGCGGCAACACCTGATTGAGGCCAACCTGCGCCTGGTGGTCTCCATCGCCAAGAAGTACACCGGCCGGGGCCTTTCCTTCCTGGACCTAATCCAAGAAGGTAACCAGGGCCTCATCCGGGCGGTGGAGAAGTTTGAGTACAAGCGCCGCTTCAAGTTCTCCACCTACGCCACCTGGTGGATCCGGCAGGCCATCAACCGGGCCATCGCCGACCAGGCCCGCACCATCCGCATCCCCGTGCACATGGTGGAGACCATCAACAAGCTCTCCCGCACCGCCCGCCAACTGCAGCAGGAGCTGGGCCGGGAGCCCAGCTACGAGGAGATCGCCGAGGCCATGGGCCCGGGCTGGGACGCCAAGCGGGTGGAGGAAACCCTGAAAATCGCTCAGGAGCCCGTGTCCCTGGAAACACCCATCGGGGACGAGAAGGACAGCTTCTACGGCGACTTCATACCCGACGAGCGCCTTCCCTCCCCCGTGGAGGCCGCCGCCCAAAGCCTCCTCTCCGAGGAGCTGGAAAAGGCCCTCTCCAAGCTCTCCGAGCGGGAGGCCATGGTGCTCAAGCTTCGGAAGGGGCTCATTGACGGCCGGGAGCACACCCTCGAGGAGGTGGGGGCCTACTTTGGCGTGACCCGGGAAAGGATCCGCCAGATTGAGAACAAGGCCCTGAGGAAGCTCAAGTACCACGAGTCCCGCACGCGGAAGCTCCGGGACTTCCTGGACTAGCCACCGGAGCCGGGAGGGGCGCCTCCAGGGCGCCCCTCTCTTTTTCGCCCACTTGACACGACGGAAAGGGCGCGTTTTTCGCTTTCTCATGTTATAGCGAGCTCTTCAAGGGCCTTCACTCACCTTTTTTGAACCGCGTCAAGCGTTTCAGTAAAGTGGTAAAATCAGGGTACCGGCACCCGCCGGTGGGCATCTTGACAACCAGTTTTCGCCTTAGGCATGGGCTTTATGCGCTTTTCCCTTCTCATCGCCCGTTTCCTATGCGCCTTCCTGACGGCATAAACCCCCAAAAATGGCCCTTATACGGCATGTGCATATTCCAAGCTTCATCTTTCTCATAAACCCCCCTCTGGAGCATGCCCTCCAGAACGTCGTTTTTGAGGGGTTGCCGTTGCAAAAGATGCTTCCCCGTAAGGGGATTGCGACTCATCGTACCTACGCCACGGGACTTCAACCCTCACCATCCTGCGTTGCAAAAGATGCTTCCCCGTAAGGGGATTGCGACGGCTATGAGGAAGGAACCGACGGAGATAGCGGATATCGCCGAGGTTGCAAAAGATGCTTCCCCGTAAGGGGATTGCGACCCCCATCGCATCACCCCCCACACCCGCCTGGCCCCATGACCACCAGTTGCAAAAGATGCTTCCCCGTAAGGGGATTGCGACCCACACTCCCAAATGGCGGGCTTCCCCGACTTGGTTGCCTGGAGTGTTGCAAAAGATGCTTCCCCGTAAGGGGATTGCGACAGGTCGGGGAAGTAGGGCCGTAGAGCTTCGGCGATTTGGTTGCAAGAGATGCTTC is a window of Thermus hydrothermalis DNA encoding:
- a CDS encoding phosphoribosyltransferase; its protein translation is MEREALSWDELLAWVRLLAEKLRDEPVDLLLGIARGGLIPAALLAQALSIRNILTAAVMFYEGEETLPEPVFLQFPPDPLLFGKRVLVVDDVWDSGRTAYAVKGRIRKAGGVPVVATLHFKPGRNQVPDRPDFYAKETGAWVVYPWAPEVWLRD
- a CDS encoding aspartate kinase gives rise to the protein MALVVQKYGGTSVGDLERIHKVAQRIAHYREKGHKLAVVVSAMGHTTDELIALAKRVNPRPPFRELDLLTTTGEQVSVALLSMQLWAMGIPAKGFVQHQIGITTDGRYGDARILEVDPRRIQEAMEAGYVAVIAGFMGTTPEGEITTLGRGGSDTTAVAIAAALGAKECEIYTDTEGVYTTDPHLIPEARKLEVIGYDQMLEMAALGARVLHPRAVYYAKRYGVVLHVRSSFSYNPGTLVKEVSMEMGKAVTGAALDLDHAQIGLIGIPDQPGIAAKVFQALAERGIAVDMIIQGVPGHDPSRQQMAFTVKKDFAQEALEALEPVLAEIGGEAILRPDIAKVSIVGVGLASAPEIPAKMFQAVASTGANIEMIATSEVRISVIIPAEYAEAALRAVHQAFELDKP
- a CDS encoding methyltransferase; protein product: MSLTLEAYHRLTPLPREGGFLYVKPGARGYRDPVYEALQKAVAPFGERALDLNPGVGWASLPLEGRMAVERLETSRAAFRCLERSGLRARLAPPWEAEEGAYDLVVLTLPAGRGTAYVEATLVAAARALRLGGRAYLAGDKNKGFERYFKEAKALFGYGEVIRREGPVRVALLEKEKEAPPLPALWRSFQARLFGETFTFHHLPGVFSAGKVDPASILLLQALRQALGPEGVRGKRVLDLGAGYGALTLPLARWGGEVTAVEDDLVSVLSLERSLAENRLRARVLHSDVDEALTEGERFDIIVTNPPFHVGGAVILDVAQAFVEAAAARLMPGGGFFLVANPFLKYEPLLEERFGAFKTLLVREYKVLYAQKEGGRR
- the rpoD gene encoding RNA polymerase sigma factor RpoD, yielding MKKAKSKKTKEEMEAKDTLTTLEALPEPEAPGEDLADLPDPDPELLEAEADLALLDEGLDLEDDLLLTETEGEEPFEEGEEELSVPKVSTSDPVRQYLHEIGQVPLLTLEEEIELARKVEEGMEAIKKLSEATGLDQDLIREVVRAKILGTARIQEIPGLKGRLDPKTIEEVDQKLKSLPKELKRYLHIAREGEAARQHLIEANLRLVVSIAKKYTGRGLSFLDLIQEGNQGLIRAVEKFEYKRRFKFSTYATWWIRQAINRAIADQARTIRIPVHMVETINKLSRTARQLQQELGREPSYEEIAEAMGPGWDAKRVEETLKIAQEPVSLETPIGDEKDSFYGDFIPDERLPSPVEAAAQSLLSEELEKALSKLSEREAMVLKLRKGLIDGREHTLEEVGAYFGVTRERIRQIENKALRKLKYHESRTRKLRDFLD